The Methylomonas montana genome has a window encoding:
- a CDS encoding ABC transporter ATP-binding protein, with translation MSLALLEVRNLRTYLRSGGGEVRAVDDISFSIPKGETFCLVGESGSGKSVSALSVIRLLPDGVASHPSGEILLNGQDLLKLDNPGIRAVRGLKIAMIFQEPMTSLNPVMSIGEQITEALQLHHPDMDDAEATERTIKALEQVQIPNASSRFADYPHQLSGGQRQRVMIAMALACEPQLLIADEPTTALDVTVQAEILRLMRQLQDDTGMSMLFITHDFGVVAQMAQWVGVMQQGKLVEVGECKSVLRNPQHHYTQQLLAAVPENLAKPVVEPAHAEDPDPADDESLSDSDKKLLSVLTRAGLRGQSKQHVLMANTPGALPNADEQPLLQIRDLKVWFPIKKGLFRQTVDYVKAVDEVSLDIPLGEIVALVGESGCGKTTLGRAVLQLEPPTAGSIRIDGQELTGLSARELRPLRRKMQIAFQDPQSSLNPRLLVETTLTEPMKVHGIGANQEERIELAGQLLEDMQLSRESLWRYPHEFSGGQRQRIGLARALALNPEFVVCDEITSALDVSVQAEILQLLLDIRRRRNLTLLFITHNIGVVEYLSDRTVVMYKGKIVEEGLTAKVCGAPQHPYTQKLLSAVPRLVV, from the coding sequence ATGAGTCTAGCCTTGCTGGAAGTGCGCAATCTGCGCACCTATTTAAGGTCCGGCGGCGGCGAAGTGCGGGCGGTGGACGACATCAGTTTCAGCATCCCCAAGGGCGAAACCTTTTGCCTGGTCGGCGAGTCCGGTAGCGGCAAGTCGGTCAGCGCCTTGTCCGTAATCCGCTTATTGCCAGACGGTGTGGCTTCGCACCCCAGCGGCGAGATTTTGCTGAACGGGCAGGATTTGTTAAAGCTGGACAATCCAGGTATTCGCGCGGTGCGCGGCTTGAAAATCGCGATGATTTTCCAGGAGCCGATGACCTCCTTAAATCCGGTGATGAGCATAGGCGAGCAGATCACCGAAGCGCTGCAATTGCATCATCCAGATATGGACGACGCGGAAGCCACCGAGCGTACCATCAAGGCTTTGGAACAGGTGCAGATCCCCAATGCTTCCAGCCGTTTTGCCGACTACCCGCACCAACTCTCCGGCGGCCAACGCCAACGGGTGATGATCGCGATGGCGCTGGCCTGCGAGCCGCAATTGCTGATCGCCGACGAACCGACCACCGCGCTGGATGTGACCGTGCAAGCCGAAATTTTGCGCCTGATGCGCCAATTGCAGGACGATACCGGCATGAGCATGCTGTTCATCACCCACGATTTCGGCGTCGTTGCGCAGATGGCGCAGTGGGTAGGGGTGATGCAGCAAGGCAAGCTGGTGGAAGTTGGCGAGTGCAAATCAGTACTGCGTAATCCTCAACATCACTATACCCAACAATTGCTGGCCGCCGTGCCGGAAAACCTGGCCAAGCCGGTTGTCGAGCCTGCGCACGCCGAAGATCCCGACCCAGCCGATGACGAAAGCCTGAGTGACAGCGATAAAAAACTGCTGTCGGTGCTGACTCGCGCCGGTTTACGGGGACAATCCAAGCAGCATGTTTTGATGGCCAATACGCCCGGCGCGCTGCCAAATGCAGATGAGCAGCCCTTGCTGCAAATCCGTGATTTGAAAGTCTGGTTCCCCATCAAAAAAGGTTTGTTCCGGCAAACCGTCGATTACGTCAAAGCCGTGGATGAAGTATCGCTGGATATTCCTCTCGGTGAAATCGTTGCTTTGGTCGGCGAATCCGGCTGCGGCAAGACCACTTTGGGCCGGGCGGTATTGCAACTGGAGCCGCCAACCGCCGGCAGCATCCGTATCGACGGTCAGGAGTTGACCGGTCTGTCCGCCCGCGAACTGCGGCCGCTACGCCGCAAGATGCAGATTGCCTTTCAGGACCCGCAGTCCTCGCTTAACCCGCGCTTACTGGTCGAAACCACTTTGACCGAGCCGATGAAAGTACACGGTATCGGCGCCAATCAAGAAGAGCGTATCGAACTGGCTGGGCAACTGTTGGAAGACATGCAACTCAGCCGCGAATCGCTCTGGCGCTATCCGCACGAATTTTCCGGTGGCCAACGCCAGCGCATCGGTCTGGCGCGGGCTTTGGCCTTGAATCCGGAGTTTGTGGTTTGCGATGAAATTACCAGCGCGCTGGACGTGTCGGTGCAGGCGGAAATTCTGCAATTGCTGCTCGATATTCGCCGTCGGCGGAATCTGACCTTGTTGTTCATTACGCATAATATTGGGGTGGTGGAGTATCTCAGTGATCGGACGGTGGTGATGTATAAGGGGAAGATTGTAGAAGAAGGCTTAACTGCGAAGGTTTGTGGGGCGCCGCAGCATCCGTATACTCAGAAGTTGTTATCGGCGGTGCCGCGATTGGTGGTATAG
- a CDS encoding DUF2846 domain-containing protein, whose amino-acid sequence MLKKLIIVALASSLFTGCASVPMESEAVSAKAKLFSPPSDGNAGLYIYRSSGLGTALKKDIWVDGKCLGETAPNMFFYEEVKGNTEHKISTESEFSPNDLLLNTESGNNYFIKQYMKPGVFVGGAGLEKVDEKEGKADVSELEMAKKGVCSK is encoded by the coding sequence GTGTTAAAAAAGTTAATCATTGTTGCATTAGCATCATCTTTGTTTACCGGATGCGCCTCTGTGCCAATGGAATCTGAGGCAGTTTCAGCAAAAGCCAAATTATTCAGTCCACCTTCTGATGGCAATGCAGGGTTATATATCTACAGGTCATCTGGGCTAGGAACTGCATTAAAAAAAGATATATGGGTGGATGGAAAATGTTTAGGTGAAACTGCTCCAAATATGTTTTTTTATGAAGAAGTAAAGGGAAATACTGAACATAAAATTTCAACTGAGTCTGAGTTTTCGCCCAATGATTTACTCCTTAATACTGAAAGTGGCAATAACTACTTTATTAAGCAATACATGAAACCTGGAGTATTTGTTGGAGGGGCCGGTTTAGAGAAAGTGGACGAAAAAGAAGGGAAAGCGGATGTTTCCGAACTGGAAATGGCAAAAAAAGGTGTCTGTAGCAAATAA
- a CDS encoding SMI1/KNR4 family protein, producing MSEPDREWRRVDGASPPEIAELQSILPFDPPVEYLELLRYSNGGEGELSLEPLWFQLFDIAFAIQLWRDENYRREYPDLFFFGSNGGLESITFDMSNFKPWPIVMVDCIAGLDSAGRISSSIEEFIQRIGFRTDQEG from the coding sequence TTGTCCGAACCTGATCGTGAGTGGCGAAGAGTCGACGGCGCGTCTCCGCCGGAGATCGCCGAACTCCAGAGCATCCTTCCGTTCGATCCGCCCGTTGAGTACCTAGAGCTTCTACGCTACTCAAACGGCGGTGAAGGCGAGCTATCCCTTGAACCACTCTGGTTTCAGTTATTTGACATAGCCTTTGCTATCCAACTCTGGCGAGATGAGAACTACCGTAGAGAATACCCAGACCTTTTCTTCTTTGGTAGCAACGGTGGCTTGGAATCTATCACCTTCGACATGAGCAACTTCAAGCCGTGGCCTATTGTTATGGTTGATTGCATAGCTGGGCTGGACAGCGCCGGCCGCATATCGTCCAGCATTGAGGAATTCATACAAAGGATAGGGTTCCGTACAGACCAAGAGGGCTAA
- a CDS encoding DUF6228 family protein, translated as MDTVSIKSCDDSTTLSFRLSRRTSDAIEFVASLTGAPFVGEVQSTTYFSGPPTILFREMAESWKGWKGEKVWSALDGELSLSATSTSLGHISLKIEMVGQSGDFRLYAILGLEAGQLEEIYKNVSVVFPLNNR; from the coding sequence ATGGACACAGTTTCAATTAAGTCATGTGACGATTCCACGACTCTCAGCTTTCGGTTGTCGAGGCGCACAAGCGATGCAATCGAATTTGTTGCATCGCTTACTGGAGCGCCATTTGTTGGAGAGGTTCAGTCAACTACATATTTTTCGGGTCCACCTACCATCTTATTCCGAGAAATGGCTGAATCATGGAAAGGATGGAAAGGGGAGAAAGTATGGTCAGCGCTTGACGGTGAACTTAGTCTTTCGGCTACAAGCACATCACTAGGCCACATTAGTTTGAAAATTGAAATGGTTGGTCAGTCCGGTGATTTTAGGCTTTATGCCATTCTTGGTTTGGAAGCTGGTCAGCTAGAGGAGATATATAAGAATGTCAGTGTTGTATTCCCGCTCAATAACCGCTAA
- a CDS encoding zinc ribbon domain-containing protein YjdM, with protein MSDLPNCPKCGSEYTYNDGNMNICSECAHEWSQDASAETGDDAKVVKDAHGNVLQDGDSITVIKDLKVKGSSLVVKVGTRVKNIRLVDGDHDIDCKIDGIGAMKLKSEFVKKA; from the coding sequence ATGAGCGATTTACCCAACTGCCCGAAATGTGGCTCGGAATATACTTATAACGACGGCAATATGAACATTTGTTCGGAATGTGCCCACGAATGGTCGCAAGACGCCAGCGCCGAAACCGGCGACGATGCCAAAGTCGTTAAAGACGCCCACGGTAACGTGCTGCAAGACGGCGACAGCATCACCGTGATTAAAGACCTGAAAGTGAAAGGCTCGTCGCTGGTCGTCAAAGTCGGCACACGCGTTAAAAACATTCGGTTGGTCGACGGCGATCATGACATCGACTGCAAAATCGACGGCATCGGCGCGATGAAGCTGAAATCGGAATTCGTGAAAAAAGCTTAA
- the purM gene encoding phosphoribosylformylglycinamidine cyclo-ligase, translated as MSEQQQDRLNYKSAGVDIEAGNALVERIKPIAAKTRNAGVMAGLGGFGSLFELPLDRYKQPVLVSGTDGVGTKLKLALDLNIHNSVGIDLVAMCVNDIVVQGAEPLFFLDYFATGKLEVDTAASVIEGIGTGCEQAGAALVGGETAEMPGMYADGDYDLAGFCVGIVEKERIIDGSLVQAGDKLIALASSGPHSNGYSLIRKIVARSGLAWSDAVNGKPLGETLLTPTRIYVKPLLELLKTVPVHAMAHITGGGITENLPRVLPAGLNANIELSAWQLPEIFVWLQQQGNVELADMLVTFNCGIGMIVCVAAQDEAATLEILKQQSESAFSIGEIVAGEDKPRVVYS; from the coding sequence TTGAGCGAACAACAACAAGACCGCCTGAATTATAAGAGCGCGGGCGTCGATATTGAAGCCGGCAACGCTTTAGTCGAACGCATCAAACCCATCGCGGCCAAAACCCGTAATGCGGGCGTGATGGCCGGCCTAGGCGGCTTCGGTTCGCTGTTCGAATTACCGCTGGACCGCTATAAACAACCCGTCTTGGTCTCCGGCACCGACGGCGTCGGCACTAAATTAAAACTGGCGCTGGATTTAAACATCCACAACAGCGTCGGTATCGATCTGGTGGCGATGTGCGTTAACGACATCGTCGTGCAAGGCGCCGAGCCTTTGTTTTTCCTGGATTATTTTGCCACCGGCAAACTGGAAGTCGACACCGCCGCCAGCGTCATAGAAGGCATCGGCACAGGCTGCGAACAAGCCGGCGCGGCACTGGTCGGCGGCGAAACCGCCGAAATGCCCGGCATGTATGCGGACGGCGATTACGACTTGGCCGGCTTCTGCGTCGGTATCGTCGAAAAAGAACGCATCATCGACGGCAGCCTGGTGCAAGCCGGCGATAAATTAATCGCGCTCGCCTCGTCCGGCCCACACTCCAATGGCTACTCGTTGATACGCAAAATCGTCGCTCGCAGCGGCCTGGCCTGGAGCGACGCAGTCAATGGCAAACCGCTGGGCGAAACCCTGCTGACACCGACCCGCATCTACGTAAAACCCTTGCTGGAATTGCTGAAAACCGTGCCGGTGCACGCCATGGCCCACATTACCGGCGGCGGTATCACCGAAAACCTGCCGCGGGTTTTACCGGCTGGCCTGAACGCCAATATCGAGTTATCCGCCTGGCAATTACCGGAAATCTTCGTTTGGCTGCAACAACAAGGCAACGTCGAATTAGCCGACATGCTGGTGACCTTCAACTGTGGCATCGGCATGATCGTCTGCGTCGCGGCGCAAGACGAAGCCGCCACCCTGGAAATCCTGAAACAACAAAGCGAATCCGCGTTCAGCATCGGCGAAATCGTCGCTGGCGAAGACAAGCCTCGGGTCGTCTATTCCTGA
- a CDS encoding DUF2066 domain-containing protein, which produces MIDVFMKGKSGFLKLLWLGLLCHSPISSAVEVKGLYEIELIANSQSAEDRTQAIKQAMYAVLSRVLVSEDISRIPVVQQALASAQNYVKQSQYSLISTDEQPDTEARLLRVQFDEDQVMEVMRKSQVGIWSEIRPQTLVWLVVDDEEGRRFYNADIMPELESALAFASKLKGVPMIFPMLDLEEQQKISVSEVLGADSRNLLAVSARYEVTSIMAGRIVSKSGCWQGEWAFYFDGKIKQWNSPCLPLKAAVIAGAQGAYDVLSNYYGVKPEPSAAH; this is translated from the coding sequence GTGATCGATGTTTTTATGAAGGGTAAATCGGGATTTTTAAAGCTGTTATGGCTGGGCTTGCTATGCCATTCGCCGATTTCGAGCGCGGTTGAAGTAAAAGGTTTGTACGAGATAGAGCTGATTGCCAACAGTCAATCGGCCGAAGACAGAACCCAAGCCATCAAACAGGCCATGTACGCGGTGTTGAGCCGGGTGCTGGTGTCAGAGGACATATCCAGGATTCCGGTGGTGCAGCAGGCTTTAGCCAGCGCGCAGAACTATGTCAAACAATCCCAATATTCGCTGATTTCCACTGACGAGCAGCCGGACACCGAGGCGCGCTTACTCAGGGTGCAATTCGACGAAGACCAGGTGATGGAAGTGATGCGTAAAAGCCAGGTGGGCATCTGGAGCGAGATCAGGCCGCAGACCTTGGTTTGGCTGGTCGTCGACGATGAAGAAGGGCGGCGGTTTTACAATGCCGACATCATGCCTGAGTTGGAGAGCGCTTTGGCTTTTGCCTCGAAGCTGAAAGGAGTGCCGATGATTTTTCCGATGCTGGATCTGGAAGAACAGCAAAAAATTTCGGTCAGCGAAGTGTTGGGCGCCGATTCGCGGAACTTATTGGCAGTGTCTGCTCGCTACGAAGTCACATCCATCATGGCCGGTCGCATCGTCAGCAAATCCGGTTGCTGGCAGGGCGAATGGGCGTTTTATTTTGACGGCAAGATCAAGCAGTGGAATAGCCCTTGTTTGCCTTTGAAGGCGGCTGTCATAGCCGGCGCACAAGGCGCCTACGATGTGTTATCCAATTATTACGGCGTTAAACCGGAACCGTCAGCCGCCCACTAG
- a CDS encoding P-loop NTPase family protein yields MADKTVSKHLTNLERQFAATDPVLQKAAKIFQDLDEIEFELGLIDNDETTARKNSWWPIISTLGGYSPAKSDFITHYLGTPLHTARHKFTVLQYTPQTNTATLPGTALDADHRLPFYQIGREIDLVAAGEGSKLNSYLELVTANSGKLKNKLIIDTPVLNPAAENPVSGLLRKYVIGISDLVLVFNDLFEADADLIKDTLNSIVAHQDSNKFIFVIDHSEINLDALKSQEIAASWQRRLAELGVHTGQFIVLSQSGDTALFDQRFNNINNDRSYRILGTLENSIRAIDDVIMPEVEEALTTWKDRCNASTLIVLSFIVMLMLFAEIAVGILELLIDPFIGPAILLALIAILTPLHLVVSRVHAKFLIKHLHKRQKQLNLTEDLAGLFEKSLSFWRILMPITDPVGKNKKTRKKLATLIEQSKDLVQALNDQFSHGQTQEYRSQYDAYPYNDQEDN; encoded by the coding sequence ATGGCGGATAAAACGGTAAGTAAGCATCTAACTAATCTTGAAAGACAATTTGCGGCAACGGACCCGGTCTTGCAAAAAGCCGCCAAGATCTTCCAGGACTTGGATGAAATCGAATTCGAACTGGGCTTGATCGACAACGACGAAACCACTGCCCGCAAAAACAGCTGGTGGCCGATCATCAGTACCTTGGGCGGCTACTCGCCGGCAAAATCGGACTTCATCACTCATTATCTGGGTACGCCGCTGCATACCGCGCGCCATAAGTTCACCGTCCTGCAATACACTCCGCAAACCAACACTGCCACGCTACCTGGCACCGCGCTGGACGCCGACCATCGTTTACCTTTTTATCAGATCGGCCGCGAGATTGATCTGGTCGCCGCCGGCGAAGGTAGCAAATTGAATAGCTACTTAGAGTTGGTCACAGCCAACAGCGGCAAACTGAAAAACAAGCTGATCATCGATACGCCGGTATTGAATCCGGCCGCCGAAAATCCGGTAAGCGGCCTGTTGCGCAAATACGTGATCGGCATCTCTGATCTGGTACTGGTATTTAACGACTTATTCGAAGCCGATGCCGATTTGATCAAAGACACCCTGAACAGCATCGTTGCGCATCAGGATTCCAATAAATTCATTTTCGTGATCGACCATTCCGAGATTAATCTGGATGCGTTAAAAAGCCAGGAAATCGCCGCGTCCTGGCAAAGACGCCTGGCCGAACTCGGCGTCCATACCGGCCAATTCATCGTGTTGTCGCAATCCGGCGATACCGCGCTATTCGACCAACGCTTCAATAACATCAATAATGATCGCTCTTACCGGATACTCGGCACACTCGAAAACAGCATCCGCGCGATCGACGATGTGATCATGCCGGAAGTGGAAGAGGCGTTAACCACTTGGAAGGATCGCTGCAATGCCTCAACGCTGATCGTGCTGAGCTTTATCGTGATGTTGATGCTGTTTGCCGAAATCGCGGTCGGCATCCTCGAACTGCTGATTGATCCATTTATCGGTCCCGCCATCCTGCTGGCGCTAATCGCTATCCTGACGCCGCTGCATCTGGTCGTCAGCCGCGTACATGCCAAATTCCTGATCAAGCATTTACACAAACGCCAAAAACAGTTGAACCTCACCGAGGATCTGGCCGGCCTGTTTGAAAAAAGCCTAAGCTTCTGGCGAATTTTAATGCCTATCACCGACCCGGTCGGTAAAAACAAGAAAACTCGCAAAAAACTGGCCACTCTAATCGAGCAAAGCAAAGATTTAGTGCAAGCCTTAAACGATCAGTTTAGCCATGGCCAAACACAGGAATATCGCAGTCAGTACGACGCCTATCCGTACAACGATCAAGAGGACAACTAA
- the ntrC gene encoding nitrogen regulation protein NR(I), producing the protein MQIPDKVWIVDDDKSIRWVLEKALQKAGVNTQSFANASELLKALPGGLPDVLITDIRMPGMDGFELLRNIQNSYPDLPVIVMTAHSDLESAVSAFHGGAFEYLPKPFDVTEVVETVQRACAHSKQRQSDTVQAPPTIEETPEIIGEAPAMQEVFRAIGRLARSHITVLINGESGTGKELVAKALHRHSPRAEQPFIALNMAAIPKDLMESELFGHEKGAFTGAQARRIGRFEQANNGTLFLDEIGDMPAELQTRLLRVLADNEFYPVGAHTSVKVNVRIIAATHQDLEALVAQGRFREDLFHRLNVIRIHIPPLRERRQDIGLLMRHYLYQSAKELNTEIKILKPETEAFLSGLKWPGNVRQLENICRWLTVMASGREIHIEDLPPELSHGSADSASGETGSGDWESLFKSWVKQQLSIGKVDIAKHAIPSVETLLIEAALNHTHGRKHEAALLLGYGRNTLTRKIKELDIRD; encoded by the coding sequence ATGCAAATACCTGACAAGGTCTGGATAGTCGATGACGACAAATCCATCCGCTGGGTACTTGAAAAAGCCTTACAAAAAGCCGGCGTGAATACCCAAAGCTTTGCCAACGCCAGCGAATTACTGAAAGCGCTACCCGGCGGCTTGCCGGATGTACTGATTACCGATATTCGCATGCCCGGCATGGACGGCTTCGAACTATTGCGCAATATTCAAAATAGTTATCCGGATTTGCCGGTGATCGTAATGACCGCGCATTCCGACCTGGAAAGCGCCGTATCGGCCTTTCACGGCGGCGCCTTCGAATATCTGCCCAAACCCTTCGATGTCACCGAAGTCGTCGAGACCGTGCAACGCGCCTGCGCCCACAGCAAACAACGCCAAAGCGATACGGTTCAGGCACCGCCCACTATCGAAGAAACTCCGGAAATCATCGGCGAAGCGCCGGCCATGCAGGAAGTATTTCGGGCGATCGGCCGGCTGGCGCGTTCGCACATCACCGTGCTGATCAACGGCGAATCCGGCACCGGCAAGGAGCTGGTTGCCAAGGCGCTACACCGTCACAGTCCGCGCGCCGAACAACCGTTCATAGCCTTGAATATGGCGGCGATTCCCAAGGATTTGATGGAATCGGAATTGTTCGGCCATGAAAAAGGCGCGTTTACCGGTGCCCAAGCCCGCCGTATCGGTCGCTTCGAACAAGCTAATAACGGCACGCTGTTTCTGGACGAGATCGGCGACATGCCGGCCGAATTGCAAACCCGCTTGTTGCGGGTATTGGCCGACAACGAGTTTTATCCGGTCGGCGCCCATACCTCGGTGAAAGTCAATGTCCGCATCATCGCCGCCACCCATCAAGACCTGGAAGCGCTGGTAGCGCAAGGCCGGTTTCGCGAAGACTTGTTTCACCGCCTCAATGTGATTCGGATTCACATCCCGCCGCTGCGCGAACGCCGTCAGGATATAGGCCTTTTGATGCGGCATTATTTGTATCAAAGCGCCAAGGAACTGAATACTGAAATCAAAATCCTGAAACCGGAAACCGAAGCGTTTTTAAGCGGTTTGAAGTGGCCGGGCAATGTCCGGCAGCTGGAAAATATCTGCCGCTGGTTGACGGTGATGGCGTCCGGACGGGAAATTCATATCGAGGATTTGCCGCCTGAACTTAGCCACGGCAGCGCCGATAGTGCGTCCGGCGAAACCGGATCCGGCGATTGGGAAAGCCTGTTTAAAAGCTGGGTTAAACAACAATTATCGATAGGCAAAGTCGACATCGCCAAACATGCCATCCCTTCCGTGGAGACGCTACTGATCGAAGCGGCCTTGAATCATACCCACGGCAGAAAGCACGAAGCCGCGCTGTTATTGGGCTATGGCCGCAATACCCTGACCCGTAAAATCAAGGAACTGGATATTCGGGACTAA
- the glnL gene encoding nitrogen regulation protein NR(II) has protein sequence MHKKILDHLNEAILLFDRDLRLTYINPAGEMLLADSAKHLLGNTAHKLFKTAHNSLFNDLLPRLYMHEPLVDRELILERLNQSITVNLSATPLLEDGQLSEILIELQQVDRHLRITKEEQLLAQQNTSRMLVRGLAHEIKNPLGGLRGAAQLLDLELQDPELKEYTQIIIAESDRLQDLMDKMLGPNKPAHKSQLNIHEVLERVRHLVAAETSHGVTLNTNYDPSIPEMFADKNQLIQAILNIVRNAVQAVQNHGVITMKTRVQRHMTIGRKRYKLTVKIDIIDNGPGIKPELMGQIFYPMITGRAEGTGLGLSIAQSLINQHNGLIECESEPGNTVFSIYLPLEKYHANT, from the coding sequence GTGCACAAAAAGATACTCGACCACCTAAACGAAGCAATCCTCCTGTTCGACAGAGACTTGCGACTGACCTATATCAATCCCGCAGGCGAGATGCTGCTCGCCGACAGCGCCAAGCATTTGCTCGGCAATACGGCGCATAAATTATTCAAAACTGCGCACAACAGCCTGTTCAACGATTTGTTGCCGCGTTTGTATATGCACGAGCCGCTGGTCGATAGAGAATTAATCCTAGAACGGCTCAACCAGTCGATTACCGTCAATCTCAGCGCCACGCCATTGCTGGAAGATGGCCAGCTCAGCGAAATCCTGATTGAACTGCAACAGGTAGACCGACATCTGCGCATTACCAAGGAAGAACAGTTGCTGGCACAGCAAAATACCAGCCGCATGCTGGTGCGCGGCCTGGCGCATGAAATCAAAAATCCGCTGGGCGGCTTGCGCGGCGCGGCGCAGTTATTGGATCTGGAACTACAAGATCCGGAGCTGAAGGAATACACCCAAATCATCATCGCCGAATCCGACCGTTTACAGGATTTGATGGATAAGATGCTCGGCCCCAACAAACCAGCTCATAAAAGCCAATTAAACATTCACGAAGTACTGGAGCGGGTCAGGCATTTGGTCGCGGCGGAAACCAGCCATGGGGTGACGCTAAACACCAATTACGACCCCAGCATCCCGGAAATGTTTGCCGATAAAAACCAGCTGATTCAGGCCATCCTGAATATCGTCCGCAATGCAGTACAAGCCGTACAAAACCACGGTGTAATTACCATGAAGACGCGGGTGCAACGACATATGACCATTGGCCGCAAGCGCTACAAACTGACGGTCAAAATCGACATTATCGACAATGGTCCAGGCATCAAACCAGAACTGATGGGACAAATTTTTTATCCGATGATCACCGGCCGCGCCGAAGGCACCGGACTTGGCCTGTCTATTGCTCAATCCTTGATCAATCAGCATAACGGCTTGATCGAATGCGAGAGCGAGCCCGGCAACACCGTGTTTTCTATCTATTTACCTTTGGAGAAGTATCATGCAAATACCTGA
- a CDS encoding ammonium transporter — translation MPKYCPSRQLLSIGSLVSFPVLANADQINAADTAWILTASGLVLFMTIPGLALFYGGLVRTKNVLSILMQCFTITSLVSILWLLGGYSLALSDGGPWQSLLGGFSSLSLASLNAESVKDNLPETVFCMYHLTFAIFAPALIVGSVAERMKFSALLWFVALWELLIYVPVCHWLWGGGWLSQLGAMDFAGGIVVHVSGGTAALVGALMVGSRRGFPRIPMPPHNLTMTATGAGILWVGWHGFSAGSALMANGAAGIAMLSTHMSAAAGSLAWMTIEWLRFGKPSGLGVITGMVAGLGMVAPSAGFISPLGGLSIGVIAGSLCFFSVHWFKRRFAIDDTLDVFAIHGVGGIAGSLLTAVLAAPTLGGIGTVADGGISGQLTVQTLAVFSVLGWSGGISYLILKLLDTTLGLRVTSGDETEGLDIVLHNEQGYNF, via the coding sequence ATGCCAAAATATTGCCCAAGCCGACAGTTATTAAGCATCGGCAGCCTCGTTAGCTTTCCCGTTTTAGCCAATGCCGATCAAATCAATGCCGCCGATACCGCCTGGATTCTGACTGCGTCCGGCCTGGTATTGTTTATGACGATACCGGGATTGGCGCTGTTTTATGGCGGCCTGGTCCGCACCAAAAATGTGCTTTCGATATTGATGCAATGTTTTACGATCACTTCATTGGTGTCGATTCTCTGGCTGCTCGGCGGTTACAGTCTGGCGCTCAGCGACGGAGGCCCCTGGCAGAGTCTGCTGGGCGGCTTTTCCAGTCTGTCCTTGGCGTCTTTGAATGCCGAAAGCGTCAAGGACAATCTGCCTGAAACGGTGTTTTGCATGTATCACCTGACCTTCGCGATTTTCGCACCGGCCTTGATCGTCGGCAGCGTCGCCGAGCGCATGAAGTTTTCCGCCCTGCTTTGGTTTGTCGCGTTGTGGGAATTATTGATCTACGTGCCGGTATGCCATTGGCTGTGGGGCGGCGGTTGGTTGTCGCAACTGGGCGCGATGGATTTTGCCGGCGGCATCGTCGTACACGTTTCCGGCGGCACAGCAGCGCTAGTCGGTGCGCTGATGGTCGGCAGCCGGCGCGGCTTTCCGCGTATCCCCATGCCCCCTCACAATTTAACCATGACCGCCACCGGCGCCGGCATCCTCTGGGTGGGCTGGCACGGCTTCAGCGCCGGCAGTGCGCTGATGGCTAACGGCGCCGCCGGTATAGCAATGCTGTCCACACACATGAGCGCGGCTGCCGGCTCGTTGGCTTGGATGACGATCGAATGGCTGCGCTTCGGTAAACCCAGCGGCCTGGGCGTGATTACCGGCATGGTGGCCGGTTTGGGCATGGTCGCGCCATCGGCCGGCTTCATTTCGCCTCTCGGCGGCTTATCGATCGGCGTAATCGCCGGCAGTCTATGTTTTTTTAGTGTGCACTGGTTCAAGCGCCGCTTTGCAATCGACGACACCCTGGACGTATTTGCGATTCACGGGGTTGGCGGCATCGCCGGTTCTTTATTGACCGCCGTCCTGGCCGCTCCAACCCTGGGCGGTATCGGTACGGTCGCCGATGGCGGGATTTCCGGTCAATTAACCGTGCAAACTCTGGCGGTATTTTCGGTTCTGGGCTGGAGCGGCGGTATTAGTTATCTGATTCTGAAACTGCTAGATACCACCCTGGGCCTACGTGTGACTAGTGGCGACGAAACCGAGGGCTTGGACATCGTCCTGCACAACGAGCAAGGCTATAACTTTTAA